The Suncus etruscus isolate mSunEtr1 chromosome 15, mSunEtr1.pri.cur, whole genome shotgun sequence genome contains the following window.
GATGGTGTGATTTTCTGCCTTTCCTATTTAAAATTTCCTGTGTCCAAGAAATTTCTTACAATAGCTTCCTTCTGAATTCCCCCTCCCTGAGGATAATGTCAATTTGAAAGCCCCATCACCCATGTCCTCTGTAGCACCAGGTGGGTCTCTGTGGATACAGACACACTTGAAAGGTCCTGGTGGCTAATTGCCCTGTGAAGCACTGTCGGAAACCCCTTTTGATGCTCCCCTGAGCCCCAACATCAATGCTCACATCTTACTTCCGCTCATCCACCTTGATTGAAGCAGAAGGATAAACAGCAAATGCTGTTGTGAATTTCCTTCCAAAATGGTAATTATTGCATCATTCTCTTGGCTGTTTTCCTTGTCATGTACCATTAGAAGGGAACAAGATCATTGTCAGTCAAAGATTGTGGAGATAATTAGAGCATCTATAGGTTAGCAAGGAATCAAATTGGTGCTGGTGCCCATCAATGCTGAGGAGCTGAACATAATTAGAGGGGAAATATGCAAAGGTGGAGATGCAGAAAGCCCGGGGGACTAAATACCGTGACTGATTTGAGTCTTCTGGAGCTGACAGTGCAGAGGGCAGCAGGCAAGCAGGCGCAGTGCTGCCAGAATCGGTGTCAAGGCGCCTCAAGGGAGTGTAGGAGTGCTGCAGAAAACACTGATTGGGAAAACCATTGTTTACCATGGTTTCCAATGTACCAATCCACCTAGCTTTCTCTAAGTTCTTTGCTGCAGCCCAGGAATCATTATTAGCTTTCTGAACAATCCCTGCCCCCAAATTTCCAGGGAACTGCAGGAGTTCAGAGTCCTCTCCCTTTCCTGAATCCTTCCATTTCTATTCACTTCCATATTCAAACACCCCACCCCTGTACCTGTCCACGGGCAGGCACATGCTACTACCTGGGACTTCTTGTTTGATGTAAGATACAAATGCCAATTTGAACAATCTCACCCAAATAGCAGATTGATGAGAAAATGGAATTTTTACGTAATGAAAGTAACAGCACAGGTTTTAGAGGATGAGAGAGATGTCTGCAGGCTGATGGGAGCTATGCATCTTTGTAAGAGTGGTGACAGGTGTAACAAAATTTGGAAGGTTTTAGGAAACATAACAAGTCCAGACTAAAGGAAACAAGTAACCAAGAGAACTGCAAAAGATCCTACATAAGGCCTGTTAGTGATGCTGATCAGGTCAACTCACTCTAGAATATGCAGGAGCTGGTTTGCTTCTCTGCCTCCCATCAAAGTGCCTTTTCCTATATTACTTAAAATACACAAAGACTAAAATCCTGCAACTGACTGCATGGTCTTACAGGCCTGCTTTCTGTGGCTTCTGGAGTATGGGTCCATCTGCtccccctggcctgggggacaaGACTTCTTCCCAAAGAGTATGCTGGCCACCCCACATAAACAAGCCGTTGGAAGCTTGGTTCACATTTTTTAATAACATGGCACAGTTTACATTACACAAGAAAGCGCCGCCGATGACAACATGCTGAAGATTCAGTCGCTTCTTCTCTTTTCACATAGGATCTAGAAAGGACTTTATTACATACAGGATAAACAGCAAAAAGGTCTGTATAGAACAATCTCTTTACAATACTGAAAGCTATCACTACAGTTCCAGTGTACATAtccctctgatttttttctttttagttgtcattaaaaaaaaaacactgcacaACATCTGGAGTTCACAAAATCTGAAGCTCACAACTAAACCTTCAGTTTACTACTAAAATAGATCTCTCTGCTTATTAGAAACAATGGTCTGgagttaacctttttttttttctttttttctttttttctttttttttcattttttttgcaaaaacatgataccaacgtCAGATAGCACTTTAATATACTAGAAGACCAAATGGAACTATTTTtttcatacatatattttacagTCCAGTAGACAAGATATATTGTATTTCTCTGCTAGTAAAGTCATATTCTCTCCAAATATGTAGACAAGAGGCTTAATGTATTATAAAAGTATTATGAAGAGACATTAAGAGATTGATGCAAACTCAAAAGCACACGCACACACAGGACTTGGTCTCTGCCCCCTTCATCCTCTGtaactctctctagccccacagaGGACACTTGGCACAGCCCTTCAGACTCGCTTTCCAGCAGGAACTGGGAGTCACACTGGGAAATGTGCCCCTTGACCTCATCAGTACTGAACAGAGTGAAAAACAATCCATCATCTGAGAAAACGTGAAGCTTTCTTTCAGGATCTGTTTGGGGTGGAATGAAATCATATCACAAAACAAGGAGGTGTGTACAGAAGGACCAGGACACATGACAAAGGCATGGGTCCCACatgggtatgtgtgtgtgaaatcaTGTGACTGATGGTGGTGACAAGATGCTGGCGACCTGTCTGTGTCCCGATTCTGGCATCTGGCAACTCCCATCCTCCCTGGCACTGGTTGCTCATGGCTTTGGCTACCTTTTAGggtagctctctgtcctccccccacccctaaCCCTGCCCTCCCCAGCCCACAAGCAGCGACTTTGAATGCAAACTTTCAGCCTGGGGTCCAATTTGCAAAATAGGATGTTTctccatttgaaaaaaaaaaaaaataagcaaggaaAACAAAGTCATATCACGTAAGCGCTTGTTCAGGGAAAATATGACCTTAAGTATGTTGTAAATGGATTTGAAAAGGCTCCTTTGAGTTAGAAGGGCTTTTGTGAAAAGCCCTGACATTCATTGCATAGTTGAAGGGTTTAGCTGTCTATAACAATATATGGGAACACAGCCCTGGCAGGCTGTGTTCACTGATATTAAGTCTGCAAATAGcacatttttaaagaagtattaATGTATTATGTTACTTAATCTTTATCTATTTACATTTGTACAAAGTAAAGCTTTCATCTTATTACCCTTTTGCATATATGAACCATTAGCTCACGAAGCAATCTCTTTTTACAGAACTATGTACACTGCCTTCCCTTCTCATCTGAAAGAGCTCTGCAGGATGGACCGTGTGGACTATTGCGCgaaccctccctcccacccccgcaaccccctccccaaagatCACCAAATCGGCGTGTGATGTCATCTTTACTGTTTTGGTTCCGATTTGAAAAGTTGTATAGGAGAAACCAAAAGAGTAGGAGACGTGGGAACGTTGGACTTGGCTTAAAAgatgtgaaaaaaaatctcaacatagaatatacaaaacatttcaaaatctgCACCTTAAGTTTATACATATTGTACAAGGGGAGGAGCGGGGGTGTCTCTGGGTGCCCCAGTCTGTGTGTCTGCAGTTGGGACGGTCCCAATTCGCTCAATCGTTCACTTGCTCCGCTCTCTCTGCTCCAGAGATGGGATAGGATCTAGGTTCGGGGGTGCGGCCCTTTCCACCTCCTTATCGAGCTTCAATATCCTTCAGCGTGTGTGAAGGTGGCCGCTCTCGCATCTCGGCGGACAGAGGCGTAGTCCTTCTGGGGGACACGGGGCGGCCCCCCAGTGTGGAGATGAGCGGCGGCGGTGCGCTCAGTGCCGCGGTTGGGGGTGTCTTGTTGAGCAGTCCGTTCTGATGGCCCGCcgtggggctgattctggggtaGTGCATGCTGGGGAGTCCCGGCGTGAGGAGGCCGGGGTGCGGGAGGTGTCCGTCCAGGGAGGCAGGGTGGGCCGGGTGCAGCCGCGGGTGCTCGTAGTCCTCCCGGAGCATATGCAGGCGCTCCCTCTCGTCCAGGTGGGCACCCCGCTCGTGCTCCCGCCGGGGGTCCACGGAcagagggtggtggtggtgatggtgatggtggttaTAATCATGGGGCTCCCTGTCCCTGAAGGAGCGCTCGGCCTCGTACAGCCGTGGCGTGGAGAGGCGATGGAGAGGGTCGTTCCTGAGCAGAAAGTCCCTGCCCAGAGGGTCCCGGCGGTGGATGTCCAGTTCCCGGTAGGGATCCCGCAAAGGGTCGCGGATGGGGTCCCAGTGGAAAGAGGGGTAGGGGAACCGCTCTCCGCCGGGGATGGGGCTGATGCCCATGAAGGGGGTCATCATGCGAGTCCTGTCCAGGCTGCTGATGCTGTTCATGGGGTGAATGCCGGCCACCCCCACCGTCATGGGCATGGAGGCCAGGGGCCCGGGGTGCACGCTGCTCGAGGAGCTGGGGGGCGGCGGCTCGGTGGTGGTGGCCCCCCGGTGGGTCTGCGGTGCCTCGGCGGGCAGGTCGTGCTCTTCCTTGCGCTCCTCCTTCACCTTGACCTCCGCGCTCTTCTTGGGGTTCTCGTAGGCCGGCTCACTCTTGCGCGGCTCGGCCTCACGGCTCGAGGTGCTGTTGGGCCTGGCGCTGTCCACTCCAGGGGTGCGCACGTAGGGCGAGGGCACCCGGGCCAGCTGCTTGGCCTCGTCGGGCCCAGTGCGGCTCTCGTGGCCGTGGCCGTCCTTCTCGGGCGCGTGGCCGTCCTTCGCCTTGTGCTCGTCGGCCGGCAGCTCCTTGCGGGAATCCGAGTGCTCTCGCTCCCGCTCCCTCTCTTTGGACTTGTCTTTCTCGCGAGCCTCAGTGTTCAAATGACCCCTGATCTGTTCGGCTGAGCCGCGGGGATGCCCCAGGGTGCTCACCGGGAGGAGAGGTGCTGGTGAAAGGTGGCTGGCGTGTCTTTTCTCCACGCTTTCCCTGGGatggggagaaggggagagaaaacaCAAGGCAGATGTGAAATGGGCTTGTCGCCCTGCTGGGGGGGCTGCCAATGAGATGAAGGTGAGAGGAGACGAGCGGCTGGGCAGGCAGACTGACCACCCTGATGTCTCTTGCTTCAGCTTTGGAGGAAGTGTGATGGggtgacggggggggggggggggaaatgaggGCAAGAGGAGAGTCAGAAGGAAGCAAGGCTTCCTGGTGACCCTGGTAGGCAAGCTTTCCTGCAGCCCCATGGTACTGTGCAGTCTGAAATTCGTGATAGGCCAGACAGCCCAGTGGTCTGGCCTCAGCCCATTTCATGTTTCAATCAGTGTGTCCCAAGAGGTCCAAACCGATCTGATCACCCCCATTATATTCACATTCCAGTGGGTCAAAGCCTTTCACACAAACAGTGCACGACACACAGGACAAACACCCAGAAATAGAAGGGCTTCTGCATCGGGAAGAAGAAAGTCAAACTGACGAGATGGAGCTGCAGGGACAGCAGTTGTACAGACCAGCCTGCTGCAGAAACGGAGCCAGAGCTGGGAAGATCTTGGGCAGGGACTTAAGAACCCAGGACTTCCAGAACCCTAAACTTCTAGAATTCACCTGAAGCTCAGGGAAGTCTTTGGGGCAGCTCAGAGAGACCTGGAGCAAGTGAGGATCGAACAGGCCACCTGAGGGGACACCTTATAATTCTGATTCTAGCCAACACGTAGAGGCCATGAGAGAAATCCTCTGTCTTATGCGGTCAGAAGAAAGAAGGGCTCTTTTGTCTGGCTTTATAACTGAGATTGGCTTCTTGGCCACAGCAGGGCAGCTGAGCTGAGCTCTGGCCTGAAGCATGCTCATGGCACAGCACTGGAGTGAGAACCAGTTCTCCTGTGGGCCAAGAGACTTTTTACCCTGCTTCCTCAGAAGAAAATGGTTTCTTTTTTGAGAGAACTCAATTGGCCTTGATGGCCCAGGATAAAGACTATCACATTCAGGGTCTATAaaggtgaattaaaaaaaaaatcacttcacagaagccagagcaatagcatagtaggtacggcatttgtcttgcacacagccaacccaggtttgatcctcggcatccaatatggtcccccaagtctaccaagagcaatttatttctgagtacagagccaggagtaacccctgagcaccattggtatggtccacaaacaaacaaacaaacaaacaaaatcactttACACACATACACCAATATacacataaagaaaattaaagagattTGGGTCCTTACTTAGGTCTCAAATGCCAAAAGGAAATTGTTATTAGATATTTACTGTCAAGCAGATATTATATATTCTTTGCTTATTAGTTGATTCAAAATGAAAACGGCCTACAATAAAAAAGACATGTCAAGAATGTTATAAcattctttaggaaaaaaaaatactgtgagaTAAAAATACTACTTTTCTCTTTGAGATTGCTTCTGTTTAACGCATGCAAATATCATGTTAACAGTGGCTAGAAAGCTCATTATCTAGTAGCAAAACagatcccaaaccaaaaatacttGTTCACATTCCTCTAAGTTAAGCAAAAATTTATTAGTTATCTGTGAGCTCCAAATTTgagttgaaaaacaaaacaaaacaaaacaacttgagAACAAAAATATGTGACAATGCAAACATGACTTTTGAAAAgcaaacagaaagagagagagagagaaagagacctaTGAATGAGTTAATGGACTGCACGAACTGCAAAGCAAATATGGTGCTGAGTCATGCTGTGTGTGTGCGTGGTAGGACAGCTCCCTCTCGGAGAAAGGCAGCGACTGAGGCGCTAACCTCAAGGGGCTGGGAGCCTTTGCATGTGTGACTGCCAAGTCAAGGGCGCTCGCTGTGCTGGGGCACTCCTTTCAGGACATGAGAAACTAGGGGGGTGTGAGGGGTGCATTTAGGGACGGGGATGTGAGGGGCACTGGCCAGGAGAGTCAAGCCTATGTGGACATCTGAGCACAAGGCTGGGGCAGGGTGGGTGCGTGGCCAGGCCGTGGCACAGTGGGGGTTCCCCCATGGGGACTCGAGAGCGGTTTCTTTCCGTACCTTTCTTTGTCATCTTTACTAAGAGATGAGTCTCGTTTATCTACATCTCTATCTCTGTCATGAGCTGCGGCGGGCGCGCCACGCTCCAGCTCCCCTGGCTTCAGCCAGGGCGGAGGGGTCGGGAACGACGGAGGCGTTCGGTGCAGCCGGTTCCAGGGTTCATGAGGGCTGCTAAAGTTCTGCACACTGGGGCCATCCTTGTGGCCGAACATTGAGTTGGGTGCTGAAATGGTGAAGTGGAGAACAAAAAGGTTTAAGAGAAATTATATAATCCGCTTGTAATGAAGGTACTtaccaaaaaacttctaacaGCATTCAGAGTTAAAATGAATACATATTATTGGGAGCTGGAAAAGGAAAGGAGATTAACACACTTATTAGCGGAATGCTCGTCCTCCACTGGAGAGGCAGCTCACAGCTGTTCTGTTTTTTACACCAAAGGCAGAGGGGGTGTAGGGAGATTGAACAGGTGAGGGCCCCCCAGCAGGATCACGCAGACTGGCTCCAACATATCCGGGGCATGCACACATCCTGGGCATGCAGAGGGGAAGGCTGGTTTTGTAACCCAGTCCCGTTCCACTCAGAGCAGAAGGTATAGTGAACCTTTCCCCACACCCCCCTGCAGAGTGTAGGTCTGGTTTGCCCCCAGCGTGCAAACTTAAGCCAGAGAACATATATGGCCTCAAGTTCACCCTGCTAGAGGGGTTTATGCTGGGAAATGAGTGAGCCCTCCAGTTTCAGGCATCAGCCAAGAAGAGCACAGAAGCCTGCAGAGAGTATTGCATGAGGTACTGTCAACTCGGTCTCTCTGAGCAGAGCTGGTCTGTACCGAGTTCTTGAATAGTGGGAGGGAAGCCCAAGTACCAAGTTGGAAATCCAACTTGCAATCGCTCTAGAACCAAaggcacatggaaatggaaatgctcTCACTTTAAGGAGAGCTGAGTTCGGATAGAGAGCTTAAAAATGGATGAaaccagaaaacttcaggaaaaATTAAGGGAGTTCAAACAGCTATATCTCTTTCCTAACCCTCTGAGCATGAGTTCATGGTGCTGGCCATTAAAATGCTGGTTTGGGTATCAGTGTGCTCAAACCTTATTCCCTTTTTTAGACTTCCTTTTGCAATGATAAAAATCTATATTGGCTTCCaaatatcattttctttcatCTATAAAAGCTTGGAGCTCTAGCTAGACAAGAGGCGATAACTTTAGCAGGCAGAGTTTAAGAATTTAGAGGTACTCACTAACTGAAGGATTTCCAAGTCCCCCGAAGGCATTGCCACCAACTGCTGCAAGGCCTGTGAAAGTGGATGGCCGGTTAAAAGGTTCTGCAAATAGaaataggaagaaggaaagagttGAAGGACATTGGCTTTTTCCATACTCAGGCCGTGGGGCTGGCCTCCCAACCTTTCTTCACCAAGTTCCTGCTGTGCCCAAAATGGGTACAGGGTGAGTGAACCATCTCTGAGAGTTGTTTCTGGGAATGGGGCTCACTTGGTCCTATCTCTCTTTAGCCAGGTGTGGAACATTACTCAAGTTTCAGTGTTCTGAGGAACAGGCCTTACTGCATGTTTCCCTTCTTATGGGAATGTGTTCTGTGAGGGGCCcccaaagaagagaaataaaaaaatatctcaagTTTCTGAAGATGCATAGTCAAGTTTCTGAGTGTTGCACTCTTGcaggaaacacacacaccccaccttaCCCCACCCCTGCAGGTTGAGTCTGGCCTTGAACTCAGAAGAGACACATGACTGGGGTGGTGATGAGAAAGGGGTTCTCATAATCTCATCTTGTCTTTCTTTCCACCTTCTAGAGGTGTCTGCTATCCCAGGCCTGGAGCCCTTCCTCCCACAAGCAGAAAGAAGTCCTCAAATCTGTGGGCCCAAGTGTGATTTGGTTTCCATCAATTTCAGACTGAACCCACATCTACTTCCTGAGGATAGATGGTACAAATACCCATGAGAGCCCTGTCCTGGCCCAGGCTAGGACCATGGTCAACTGGCCTGGCATTTAAAGTACACAGCTGGGGAGTGGAAAGTCTCCTAAATTGTGGGGCGACAACTCACCAAGGTGAGCAGCAGGGTTCAGGAAGTTGCTATGATGAGGAGGTGGCCCAAAAGGAGTTCCAGTTGGGTGTGTAGCACCTGTTAagtcaaatacaaatgaattagattctacagaaaaataatttctataaagcAAGTGGCTTTTTGTCACCTAAGGGTCCAGGACTGAGTACCTAAAAAAACATATTCTGAGACAGGAGCCTACTCACAATTACTTCTCCTCCTGAAGGAGTTTGTGGTCCAAGTTCTATGATGGACATTCAGTCATGGAAGGCAGAATGTACTTATTCTCCTGTGCCATAAAACCAAGCTCATTCctatggggttttttttggggggtggagtgggaggaATACCACCTGCTTTCTGAGAACTAGGGTCACCTTGGGCTTCTATTTTAGTCACCTGCCCCCCACCTTCAACAAATTGTAGTTTAAGATGCTTCAAATACCTCCTTCCACCCCTACCCttacttcatcttctttttttttttttttggttttgggtcacatccagcattgctcaggggttagttactcctggctctatgctcagaaatcactcctggcaggctcgggggaccatatgggatgccgggattcgaaccaccgaccttctgcatgaaaggcaaacgccttacctccatgctatctctccggccccatactttcTCTTCTTAAAAAGAGAGAAGgcaagggaaagagggaaaataGGCATGTGAGTCAGGGAAAGACCATATTTGGCAACGTTTAGGAGCTCAAGTTAGCTTGTGAACACAGAGTTGCCGGCAGAGGGCAGTAATCCAGGCATGGCTCTGGGCAAAAAATTGGTCAAAGGATGGGGAAGCCTCTAGTTTCTTTCAGACATTAGTACCCAACTGCAAGAGGAAAGTGACTGAATCTAACAAATACTCTCCAGTTGCACATACTAATAAGAGATTTCTActaataaagtttaatattaaaAGAGATCGACTAGAACTAAGTATACTAACCACCTCCATGCTCGCTTGCATTATTTTAGTTCCAGTAAAGACATATAAATGCCCATAAAAATCAGACTGAACAGAGGACCTCActctatatttttggtttggaataGTGTTCCCCCAAAATGCAGGACCTAACAGGCAGAAAGGGCAGCTGCTCCCTCTAGCTGGGACTTCTCCGTGGCCGTGCTCCAGAAAGCGAGGAGAGCCCCGCATATCCATTAGCTGCTAACAGCGCTGCCAGCTAAATAAAAATGTGGCCACATACTGTCTGTGTAGTACAAGCTAATTAATGCTTCATGAAGATCGGAGCTTTGCTCAGCCTGGCCCCTGGGGGCATCTAGCAGTTCCAGAATTATTGAAGCAAAAGAAGCCAATTCATCCGTTTGGCTCAAAAGGAAGCCAGGGAGAAATCTCTATTTCTCTCCAAAAATTGTTCTTAATGCAGCCCTGTCTCCGAGCCTAGGTGCCATGGAAACAAAGCCTTCAAATGTGTCCCCAGATAGAAATGACAGAAAAACCTGAGACCTGAGCAAATTCCGTCTACACCCATGGCTGATTCACTGGCTAGGGCAACAAGACCTGTTACcacaatgatttctttctttctttctttcttttttggggccacacccgctgatgctcaggggttactcctagctaagcactcagaaattgtccctggcttggggggaccatatgggatgccgggggattgaaccgcggtcgtgatctttccttggctatcgcttgcaaggcagacaccttacctctagtgccacctcgccggcaccCACAATGATTTCTTGCCATGTGGGTGTTTCTACTTTCTTCCTGGATGGAAGTGCCTTAGTCCACCAAAAAAATGGGTCTTGGATAAAAGTCTAGGAAGGCAGCCAGCAGGATGAATGTGGAACTTGCTCCTGAAGGACAGGCCCCTTGAATACTTAAGACCTCAGAGTAAATTCTACTTTCCACCCAGGGTATGAAGTCATGGAGCTGGTCACTTGAGTGAGTCTTTACTAGTGATGACAGGTATTGCTGGAGGAGTTTGTGACAGGCACTGTACACCTTTATTGAGTGATGAGAAAGCCTAGAAACCCAGAGGATTGTTCTTGTCTACCTAATATTCCTTGCAGCTGCTGACCTCAGCAGAAACAGTTGTGAATTACATGGACAGTTGTGAGTAATTTTAAGGAGCGAGTTTTCTCAGAGGCTAATAAGCCCATCTCTTGAATGCTTTATGCCCTGACCCCTAAAATTTCTACACTACTACAATCAACCAGGTAATGATGTTAAAAGCTGTCATCAAGAAAAACAGcaaccgggggccgggcggtggcgctaaaggtaaggtgcctgccttgcctgcgctagccttggacggaccgtggttcgatcccccggtgtcccatatggtcccccaagccaggagcaacttctgagcacatagccaggagtaacccctgagcgttaccgggtgtggcccaaaaaccaaaaaccaaaaaccaaaaacaaaacaaacaaaaaaaaaaaaaaccaaacagcaaCCAATGGACTCATTCTCCCATTATATATACACAAGGTGACCAACAATGATCTGAATTGTGCCCTTATCTTTGGATCCTCAAACCACAGCTAGAGGATTTCTAAGTGCTCTGTGGGCATGTACAGCAAAGGCAGCCGCATTCTCATACAACTCCAGGCATTGTTTCCTTCCGAGTTTCCCTTGCAAGCATTCTGATCTTTTTTCAATAGCGTTTGACGTGCTTGTGAGTTATCCTGGTTTCATATAGAAGCAAATAATGAGCCACAGCAACGTAAGGCCCCTAAGGGAAAGAtgatcctttcttccttctttaatgAAAGAAGGCTAGCAATGAAGAGCAGCCCAGCTCCTGAGGCCGGCTGTGCTGGTGCCTGGAGCTGGCATCAATGGCACTTTTAGGGAGTAAGGGCGCAGCAGACCACAGCACAAACATCATTTACTGAGCTATCCGAGATGTGCCGCACTCAGCCCCCCTCTAGCTCAGCACTCACCAGCAGCGGAGAACAGAGTGGAAGGCCGAGCCAGGTCATGGGGGTGGTGAATGGCTCCAAAGAGACTGGGACCTGGGGGGCGGCTCAGGAACTCGGGCTTCAGTCCGAAGTCTAGTTTATGTGGGTCTGACTGCATCTGTTTCTAAAAGAGCAACGGGggtggtggagagagagagagagagaaaaaaaaaagatgaaacccCAAGAGAAATGGTTGAGAAGAAGGATATTAATGATGAGGTCAAGGCAGACAGAATCAACTCTAAATGCACCTGGGCTGCAAGCCGCAGTCTGCCTCTGCTTTTGCAATGTCGTGAGAATAGCAACTCACAAACCATTTATCCCTCAAATGTCAGGAGCGAAGGCCAGCTAAGGATGGATGGGGTGGGTGTCTGCGATCAGAGAGACCAGGATCTGTGCTGAGTTCTGGGACTTGAGGAAGAAAGGCCTAGTGACTGTTTCCAACAGGGATCCCCTAAATAGCCTATCAGTTACTAGAAAGGCCCGTTTTAGGGAGGTTTTTAAATGGCAGTATTTTAAAGCTCATTTTATTAGGCTTTCTGCATGAGTAATCTACTGTGCAAATTAACTGTTTAATAACTGCCACAGAAC
Protein-coding sequences here:
- the LOC126029918 gene encoding autism susceptibility gene 2 protein-like, with the translated sequence MAAVDGQTQCRRRGRVPTRHQPSRSPPPRPAARNEPGPAPTLGGGARARHARLRRSQSARAPRTLVGTEPGSPEPRPRCPRRRTGHPPPARLGAACPATAERTCSFANAADRSGQGRFLGLRRRRLLRLCFWLWDCRADLPGYASPFWASDASSEKLFNTVIVNKDPELGVGAPPEHDSQDAGPIVPKISGLERSQEKSQDCCKEPILESSVLKEPCTQVPQPLSQPQAEPQPRAPSPDSSLAQRTEAPPQPPRPSIQTPQGPAEAQLQPAPPPPAQRAPRPHSPTQLLHPNLPPVQGHPPGPGLAQPLSAYNSSSLSLNSLSSSRSSTPAKTQPAPPHISHHPSASPFPLSLPNHSPLHSFTPTLQAPAHSHHPNMFAPPTALPPPPPLTSGTLQVPGHPAGSTYSEQDILRQELNTRFLASQSADRGASLGPPPYLRTEFHQHQHQHQHTHQHTHQHTFTPFPHAIPPTAIMPTPAPPMFDKYPTKVDPFYRHSLFHSYPPAVSGIPPMIPPTGPFGSLQGAFQPKTSNPIDVATRPGTVPHTLLQKDPRLTDPFRPMLRKPGKWCAMHVHIAWQIYHHQQKVKKQMQSDPHKLDFGLKPEFLSRPPGPSLFGAIHHPHDLARPSTLFSAAGATHPTGTPFGPPPHHSNFLNPAAHLEPFNRPSTFTGLAAVGGNAFGGLGNPSVTPNSMFGHKDGPSVQNFSSPHEPWNRLHRTPPSFPTPPPWLKPGELERGAPAAAHDRDRDVDKRDSSLSKDDKERESVEKRHASHLSPAPLLPVSTLGHPRGSAEQIRGHLNTEAREKDKSKEREREREHSDSRKELPADEHKAKDGHAPEKDGHGHESRTGPDEAKQLARVPSPYVRTPGVDSARPNSTSSREAEPRKSEPAYENPKKSAEVKVKEERKEEHDLPAEAPQTHRGATTTEPPPPSSSSSVHPGPLASMPMTVGVAGIHPMNSISSLDRTRMMTPFMGISPIPGGERFPYPSFHWDPIRDPLRDPYRELDIHRRDPLGRDFLLRNDPLHRLSTPRLYEAERSFRDREPHDYNHHHHHHHHPLSVDPRREHERGAHLDERERLHMLREDYEHPRLHPAHPASLDGHLPHPGLLTPGLPSMHYPRISPTAGHQNGLLNKTPPTAALSAPPPLISTLGGRPVSPRRTTPLSAEMRERPPSHTLKDIEAR